GGTCTGGTTGGTGACCGGCGCCGCCGACCAGCCCCAAGAGCGCGCCACCTCCTCTTCCACCCGCGGCGAGACGTGCGCGTAGGTGCCCACCGACCCGGAGAGCATCACCACCTGCACGCGCCGCCGGGCCGCCGTGAGGCGTTCCAGATCGCGGTCCAGGGTGGCCATCCAGTTCAGGAACTTCAGGCCAAAGGTCATCGGCTCGGCGTGGATGCCGTGGGTGCGGCCCACCGTGGGCGTGTGGCGGTAGGCCAGCGCCTGGGTGCGGCAGACCTCGCGCAGCGCCTGCACGTCGGTCAGAATCAGCTCCAGCGCCTCGTCGAGCAGCAGGTTCTGGGCGGTGTCCACCACGTCGGTGCTGGTCAGGCCGTGGTGGATGAAGCGCGCCTCCTCGCCGTAGCGCTCGGTCAAGGCGCGGGTAAAGGCCACGATGTCATGACGCGTCACCGCCTCGATCTCGGCGACCCGCACGGCGAAGGCGTCGTCCAGGGGATCGGCCTGCGCCTTGCGGCTCAGGGCCTCGAAGGCTTCCCGGGGCACCTCGCCGTGCTCGGCCTGGGCCGCCATGGCGGCGAGCTCCACCCGCAGCCACGCGCGGTACTTGCTCGCCTCGCTCCACAGCGATTTCATTTCCGGGGTCAGGTAACGGTCGATCATGGATTACAAGCTACCCCGGACCCGGCGCTTCAGGACACCGGCCTCACGGCCTGGCACCGAGCAGCCGCAAAAAGGCCCCGACGACCTGGGGATCGAAGTGGGTGCCCGCACCGGCCCGCAGGTGGGCGGTCGCCGCCTCGCGGGGCCAGGCCTTGCGGTATGGCCGGTCGCTGGTCAGGGCGTCATACACGTCCACCACGGCGAAGGCCCGGGCCGCCAGCGGAATGGCCTCGCCCCGCAGGCCCAGGGGATAGCCGCTGCCGTCCCACTTTTCATGGTGATACTGCGGAATGGTCAGTGCCGGGCGCAGGAACCGGATGGGCGAGAGCAGCGCCACGGCGTAACTGGCATGCTCCTTCATGCGGAGCCATTCCTCATCGTTCAGCCTGCCGGGCTTGGAGAGAATGGCGTCGGGGATGCCCATCTTGCCGATGTCGTGCAGCAGCGCGCCGCGGCGCACATCCACCAGCTCCTCGGTCGAGAACCCCAGCATCCGGCACAGTTCCACGGTGGTCTCGGTCACCCGGCGCGAATGCCCCTCGGTTTCCCGGTCGCGCAGGTCCAGCGCCCGCGCCCATCCCTCGATGGTCTCATCGTAGGCCAGACGCAACTCCAGGTTGCTGTGCTCCAGCTCGCTCAGCAGCTCGGCATTGTCCACCGCGATGGCCGCCTGATTGGTCAGTACCTCGAACACCTCCAGCCAGGCGGACGACGGTTCAAACGGCTGCCGGTGAAGCACTTCAATCACGCCCAGAACCTTGCCCTTGGCGATGACCGGGACCGCGTAGTACGCCACCAGCCGCTCCCCCTCCAGCATGGCCCGCCAGGCCGGCGACACGTCGGTGGTCTGGAGATCGGCGGCCAGCAGCGGCTGCCGGTTCAGGGCCACCTGGCCCGCCAGCCCATCACCGAGGCGCAGGGTCAGGTCCTGCAGCGCAGTGCTCAGTCCACGCGCCGCGCCGCACCGCAGAGTCAGGGTGTGCTGGTCCAGCAGCAAAATGGTGGCGGCGTCCACCTCCAGCTGCTGCCGGATGTTCTCGAGAATCATGCCCAGCGTCACGTTCAGGTCGGCACTGGTCGCAATCGACTGGTCAATTTCACGCAGACCGGTGACATGGCGCAGCTGCCGCTCCAGGTCCTCGTTGAGTTTCCGGACCTTCGCCTCGGCGGCCTGGATCAGGGAGATGTCCCGGGTGATCTTGGAGACACCAATCACATGACCCTCGGCATCCAGCACCCCCGAAACAGTCGACATCACGGGAATCCGCTGGCCCTGCCTGTCCAGCCGGACCGATTCGTAGGGCAAGACCAGTTCTCCCTGCGCGACCCTGCGGAACACTTCCCGTTCCGCGTCCTGCACCTCCGGGGGAACAATGAGCATCATCGTCTGGCCGATGGCCTCTGCAGCGCTGTATCCGTACAGGCGCCGTGCTCCGGGATTCCATGAGCGGATGGTGTCGTCCAGGGACACCCCGACCACAGCATTCTGGCTGGCCTGCACAATGGCGGCCAGAAACGCCTGATCGGCCTCGGCCGCCCGGCGCCGGGTCACGTCGCGGGCCACGCAATAGAGCAACGGGTCATCAGGAACTGCCGCGACATTCCATTCGATCCACACCACGCCGCCGTCTTTGTGGATACACCGGTTTCTGAAGCTGGTTGAGCCTTGCTTCTCCCGGATGACGGCCACTTCCCGGTGGGTGATCTCGCGGTCTTCTGGATGCAGGAGTTCTTCATAGGACCGGCCGGACAATTCCTCAGGCGTGTAGCCGAGAATGTGCACGCACGCGGCGCTCACGCTGATCACCCAGCCGCCGGGCGCAACAGTCGTGATCATGTCCAGGGACAGGTCCAGAATGCGCTGCAGTTCGGTGGCGCTGCGGCGATGGCGCTCCTCACTTTCGAGCAGGCGCTGCCGGGCATTTTTCTCCTCGTTCACGTTGCGCACGAACCCGATCACGCAGCGCTCCCCCGCCACTTCTATCGGGATCAGGGAAAGCATCCCCCAGAACGGTTCACCGTGCCTGTCGAGAAACAGCACCTCGCGGCTTCCAGGAGCCAGTTCACCGTCCAGCATCTGCCACGTCACTTCACGGTCAGCTTGATCGGCCCAGAAACCCAGTTCCTGTGAAGTGTGGCCGAGAATCTCCTGGCGGCTGTACCCGCTTTGCCGCAGGAATTCCGCGTTGACTTCCAGAAAACACTTGTCCTTGCGCCGGGTGATAAAGATGGCGACGGGGCTGGCCTGAAAGACCTTGGAGAAACGCTCCTCGCTCGCCTGCAGGGCCGCGAGGTTGCGGTGGCTTTCCGTGATGTCCCGAGCAAACAGGGAGATTCCGTCCTCGCTGGGATAGACGGTGACGTCCACCCATTTCTCAAAATGAGGCAGATGGCTGACCGTGTTTTGCAGATCTCCCGTTGCTTTGGCCCGCTCCACGGCCAGACCCAGCGGATTGTCCCGGATCTCGGGAAACATGATCAGCAGATTGCGGCCCAGAAAATCCTCTGGACGCCGTTGTGCGAGACCGGCCGCCGCCTCATTGATGTACGTGACATTCCAGTCCCGGTCAAAGGACACAAAACCGTCGGTGACCCGCGTAAGTGTTGCGGTGAGTTGCTGGCGTGCGTGATGCTCGCCCCGTAGGGCCTTTTCGCGGGCGGTCACGTCGTTCTGGAAGCCCAGGTAATGCGTCAGGGTACCCGCCGCATCGAACACCGGGCTGAGGGTCAGCTCGTTGTAGAACAGCGTGCCGTCCTTGCGGTAGTTGCGCAGGATCGTGGTGGTCGCCTCTCCCTGGGCGAGGGCCTGCCAGATGTCCTGCCTAGCCTCCTGATCGCGGTCCTCGCCCTGAAGAAAGCGGCAGTTTCTGCCCAGCAACTCGGCGGCCGGGTAG
This DNA window, taken from Deinococcus aerophilus, encodes the following:
- the purB gene encoding adenylosuccinate lyase is translated as MIDRYLTPEMKSLWSEASKYRAWLRVELAAMAAQAEHGEVPREAFEALSRKAQADPLDDAFAVRVAEIEAVTRHDIVAFTRALTERYGEEARFIHHGLTSTDVVDTAQNLLLDEALELILTDVQALREVCRTQALAYRHTPTVGRTHGIHAEPMTFGLKFLNWMATLDRDLERLTAARRRVQVVMLSGSVGTYAHVSPRVEEEVARSWGWSAAPVTNQTLARDRHAEILSALAILGTTLERASVEVRHLQRSEVREAMEPFGKGQTGSSSMPHKKNPILTENVTGFARLLRGFLTTGLENVTLWHERDISHSSAERVILPDATSAASYATRRLTGVLRDLVVFPERMLKNLNDLGGLVFSQRVLHALIDEKGLSREAAYDLVQRHALRSWETGEGLRDLLAADPDSPLSSGELDAAFDLDWYLRHVDDIYARFGM
- a CDS encoding PAS domain S-box protein; the encoded protein is MKEPIINKPGGPLSDLQLPGHALEACVVGVVVADARQDDYPILYVNPAFERLTGYPAAELLGRNCRFLQGEDRDQEARQDIWQALAQGEATTTILRNYRKDGTLFYNELTLSPVFDAAGTLTHYLGFQNDVTAREKALRGEHHARQQLTATLTRVTDGFVSFDRDWNVTYINEAAAGLAQRRPEDFLGRNLLIMFPEIRDNPLGLAVERAKATGDLQNTVSHLPHFEKWVDVTVYPSEDGISLFARDITESHRNLAALQASEERFSKVFQASPVAIFITRRKDKCFLEVNAEFLRQSGYSRQEILGHTSQELGFWADQADREVTWQMLDGELAPGSREVLFLDRHGEPFWGMLSLIPIEVAGERCVIGFVRNVNEEKNARQRLLESEERHRRSATELQRILDLSLDMITTVAPGGWVISVSAACVHILGYTPEELSGRSYEELLHPEDREITHREVAVIREKQGSTSFRNRCIHKDGGVVWIEWNVAAVPDDPLLYCVARDVTRRRAAEADQAFLAAIVQASQNAVVGVSLDDTIRSWNPGARRLYGYSAAEAIGQTMMLIVPPEVQDAEREVFRRVAQGELVLPYESVRLDRQGQRIPVMSTVSGVLDAEGHVIGVSKITRDISLIQAAEAKVRKLNEDLERQLRHVTGLREIDQSIATSADLNVTLGMILENIRQQLEVDAATILLLDQHTLTLRCGAARGLSTALQDLTLRLGDGLAGQVALNRQPLLAADLQTTDVSPAWRAMLEGERLVAYYAVPVIAKGKVLGVIEVLHRQPFEPSSAWLEVFEVLTNQAAIAVDNAELLSELEHSNLELRLAYDETIEGWARALDLRDRETEGHSRRVTETTVELCRMLGFSTEELVDVRRGALLHDIGKMGIPDAILSKPGRLNDEEWLRMKEHASYAVALLSPIRFLRPALTIPQYHHEKWDGSGYPLGLRGEAIPLAARAFAVVDVYDALTSDRPYRKAWPREAATAHLRAGAGTHFDPQVVGAFLRLLGARP